In Nocardioides sp. W7, the genomic stretch GCGTTACAGTTCCGGCTCGTGAAGACCTACGTCGTGACCGGAGCCGCCTCGGGGATCGGGGCTGCCACCGCGGCCCACCTGCGCGAGCAGGGCGGGCGGGTGATCACGGTCGACCAGCGGGACGCCGACGTGATCGCCGACCTGTCCACCGTCGAGGGCCGGGCCGCGGCGGTCGCGGGCGTCCAGGGGCTGACCGACGTGGTGCACGGCCTGGTGCCGGCGGCCGGGGTCGGCGGCTTCACCGGCGTCGACCCGCAGCTGGTGGTGTCGGTGAACTACTTCGGCGCAATCGCCCTGGTCGAGGGGCTCCGCCCCCAGCTGGCGGCGGCCGAAGGGGCGGGCGTCGTACTGCTGGCCTCCAACTCGATGACCTGCCAGCCCGGCTGGGACACCGGCCTGGCCGAGCTGCTGCTGAGCGCCGACGAGCCGACCGCCCGGGACGCCGTCGCGGGGATCCAGGCCGTGATGGTCTACCCCGCCACCAAGGGCGCGCTGGCCTGGTGGGCCCGCACGCACGGCGTCACCGCCGAGTGGGCCGGCGCCGGGATCAGGCTGAACGCCGTCGCGCCCGGCCTGATCGCCACGCCGATGACCGAGCAGCTGCGCGCCGACCCGGTCTTCGGCCCGTTCGCCGACACCTACCCCACCGCACTCGGGCGGCCCGGCCGTCCGGAGGAGGTCGCCACGGCGATCGGCTTCCTGCTCTCCGACGCGGCCTCGCTGGTCGTCGGCGTGGTGCTGATGGTCGACGGCGGCACCGACGCGATCACCCACCCGCAGGCACCGCGACCCTAGGGCGGGTCCGGATCACGGTCGTCGTGCGCCACTCTCACCTGGGCGGTGAGCTGGCAACCGAATGACGATGCGGAACGGTTGCTCACGCACCGCCACCCGGCACCAGCCGCGCCGTCGTACCTCAGAACAGCAGCGCGCTGGCCGGGTCCGTCATGATCGCGGCCACGTCGGAGAGGAAGCGCGAGCCCTTCTCCCCGTCGATGTGGCGGTGGTCGAAGGACAGCGCGAGCGTGCAGACCTGCCGGACCACGATCTCGTCGTCCACCACCCAGGGCTGCTTCTTGACCGCCCCGAAGCACAGGATCGCCGACTCCCCCGGGTTGATGAGCGGGGTGCCGCCGTCGACTCCGAACGGCCCGACGTTGGTGATCGTGAACGTCCCGCCGCTCATCTCGGCCGGCTGGGTCCGCCCCTCGCGCGCCGTCGCCGCGAGCTCGTTGAGCGCACGCGCCAGGTCGGGCAGGGCCAGGTCCTGGGCGTCCTTGACGTTGGGCACGACCAGGCCGCGCGGGGTCGCCGCCGCGATGCCGAGGTTGACGTAGTGCTTGAACACCACCTCGCCGGCCGCGTCGTCCCACAGCGAGTTGATCTCGGGCGTACGACGCATCGCCAGCATCACCGCCTTCGCCAGCACCAGCAGCGGCGAGACCTTGACCTCGCGCAGGTCGCGCTGCGAGCGCAGCCGCTCGACCAGCTCCATCGTCCGGGTGACGTCGATGGTCACCCACTCGGTGACGTGCGGGATGGTGAACGCCGACTGGACCATCGCGGCGCCCATCATCTTGCGCACGCCCTTGATCGGCTCGCGGGTCTCGCGGGCGCCGTCGCCGCGGACGTCATCCGGACGGAGCAACCGGTTGCTCTCACCGGATGACGTCGCTCCGGCCGCCGCCTCCACGTCGGCCCGGGTGACCGTGCCATGGGGACCCGAGGCGGCACAGGCGGCGAGGTCGACCCCGAGATCCTTGGCGAGCTTGCGCACCGGCGGCTTGGCCAGCGCGCGCACCGCACCCGGAAGGGGTGCGGCCGACGTCGCCGGGACGGCTGGGTCCAGGTCCTCGATCTCGACCTCGACGACCGGTGCTGCGCCGGGCTCGAACGCGGCCTGGGTCTGCACGTTGGCCGCGCCGGCGCCGGCGCCGGTGGCGACCCGGCGCGCCCGGCGGGTCGGGCCGCGGTCGGCCTTGTTGCGGCCGACCAGGCTCTCGCCCTCGCCGCCACCGCTGGCCGCGGGGTTGGACAGGTCGATCTCCATCGGCGCCGCGACAGCCGACGCGGGCTCGCCCACGGCCAGGAGGGAGGTGCCGACCTCGACCGTCTCGCCCTCGGCGACGAGCAGCGCCGTGACGGTGCCGGCGTACGGCGAGGGCAGCTCGACCAGCGACTTCGCCGTCTCGATCTCGACGACCACGTCGTTGACGGCGATCACGTCGCCGACCTTGACCTTCCAGCCCACGATCTCGGCCTCGGTGAGGCCCTCTCCGACGTCGGGCAGCTTGTACTCAGGCATCAACTGTCTCCGATCAGAAGGCGAGGCTGCGGTCGACGGCGTCCAGCACCCGGTCGAGGTCGGGGAGGAAGTCCTCCTCGATGCGCGAGGCGGGGTACGGCGTGTCGAAGCCACCGACGCGCAGCACCGGCGCCTCCAGGGAGTAGAAGCACTCCTCGGTGATCCGCGCCGAGAGCTCGGCGCCCATGCCGAGGTTGACGTGCGCCTCGTGGCAGACGACCGCGCGGCCGGTGCGGCGTACGGACTCGTAGACCGGCGCTATGTCGAGCGGCGAGAGGGTGCGCAGGTCGATCACCTCGACCGAGCGACCCTCGGTGGCCGCGGCCTCGGCGGCCTTCATCGCGGTCTTCACGGTCGGCCCGTAGGCCAGCAGCGTCACGTCGGTGCCGGGCCGGACGACCCGTGAGGTGAACAGCGGCTCCGGGGTCGCCGACTCGTCGAGGTCGGCCTTGTCGGCGTGGTACTGCCGCTTGGGCTCGAGGAAGATCACCGGGTCGTCGCAGGCGATGGCCTGCTGGATCATCCAGTAGCCGTCGACGGGGTTGGAGCAGGCGACGACCTTCAGGCCGGGCGTGTGCGCGAACTGCGCCTCCGGGGACTCGCTGTGGTGCTCGACCGCGCCGATGCCGCCACCGAACGGGATCCGGATGACCATCGGCATCTTCGAGCGACCGCGCGAGCGGAAGTGCATCTTGGCGACCTGGCAGACGATCTGGTCGTACGCCGGGTAGACGAACCCGTCGAACTGGATCTCCACCACCGGCCGGTAGCCGCGCAGCGCGAGCCCGACGGCGGTGCCGACGATGCCCGACTCGGCGAGCGGGGAGTCGATCACCCGGTCCTCACCGAAGTCCTTCTGCAGGCCGTCGGTGATCCGGAAGACGCCGCCGAGCTTGCCGACGTCCTCGCCCATCACGAGGACCTTCGAGTCGTCCTCCATGGCCTTGCGCAGGCCCATGTTCAACCCCTTGGCCAGGGTGATCTTGGTGCTCATCGGGGTCCCCGATCGATTGTTCGGCGGAGGAGCGAAGCGGGGGAGACGAAGAATCGAGTGGGGTGATTCATCGGGCCTCCTCGAAGGTGTCGAGGTACGCCGCGTAGCCCTCGCGCTGGGCGACGAGCTCGTCGGTCTGCTCGGCGTACACCTGGTCGAACATCGACAGCGGGCTCGGGTCGGGCAGCGCCTTGCAGCCCTCGCGCAGGGCCGCGCCGAACTGGGTGGCCTCGTCGTCGAGCTCCTCGAAGAACGCGGCGTCGGCGAAGCCGTTGCGCTTGAGGTAGGCCTCCAGCCGGGCGATCGGGTCCTTCAGCTTCCAGCTCTCCAGGTCGGCCGAGAGCCGGTAGCGGGTCGGGTCGTCAGTCGTGGTGTGCGCGCCCATCCGGTAGGTGTAGGCCTCCACGAGGGTCGGCCCCTGCCCGTCGCGGGCGCGCTGCAGCGCGGCCTGGGTGACGGCGTACGTCGCGAGCACGTCGTTGCCGTCGACGCGGACGCCGGGGAAGCCGAAGCCGAGCGCGCGCTGGTAGAGCGGGATCCGGGTCTGCCGCTCGATCGGCTCCGAGATGGCCCACTGGTTGTTCTGGCAGAAGAAGACGACCGGGGCGTTGTACGACGCCGCGAAGATGAAGGCCTCGTTGACGTCGCCCTGGGAGGACGCCCCGTCGCCGAAGTGCGCGACCACGGCCGCGTCCCGGTCGGCGTCGCCCGTGCCGACGGCGCCGTCGCGCTGCATGCCCATGGCGTAGCCGGTGGCGTGCAGCGTCTGCGCGCCGATGACGATCGTGTAGAGCCCGAAGCCGAACTCCTCGGGGTCCCAGTCACCGTGGTCGACGCCGCGGAAGAGCCCGAGCAGCCGGAGCGGGTCGATGCCGCGGCACCAGGCGACGCCGTGCTCGCGGTACGTCGGGAACACGTGGTCCTGCTTGCGCAGCGCGCGACCGGCGCCGATCTGCGCCGCCTCCTGGCCGAGCAGCTGGGCCCAGATGCCGAGCTCGCCGTGTCGCTGCAGGGCGGTCGCCTCGACGTCGAGGCGCCGGGTCAGCACCATGTCGCGGTAGAAGCCGCGCAGCTGCTCCTCGGAGAAGTCGAGGTCGAACTCCGGGTGGTGGACCCGCTCGCCCTCGGGCGTCAGGAGCTGCACCAGCTCGGGGCCGCCATCGGTCTGCGAGGGGCCGAAGACCTCCGCGAGGTCGGGGCCGAAACCCGCTCCGCGGTCGGAGTGGTCGGCGGAGGGATCTGTGGGCGGGACGAGCTGGGACACACGCGCTCCTTCAGTTCACCGGCCTGGTGGGGTCACCGCCATGCCGCGTCACGGGTCGAACACTCGGCGCGGGGGTGGTGCGCCTGTGATCGAGACCACAAACAGGTGCCGCCAACCTAGCGCCGCGCAGATCGGCGTACCAAGTCTGCCCGGACGTCCCGCTCGGCGCGTGGGCGACTCCCAATTCGTCTCATCTCCCTAGGCTCGGCACATGGGATCTGACGTCATCACCGCCAGCACCGTCGTCGCCGCTCCGCCGAGCGTCGTCTTCGCGATTCTCGCCGATCCGCGCCAGCACCCGCGGATCGACGGGTCCGGGACCGTGAGGGGCACCGTCTCCGGCCCGGAGCGGCTCAGCCTCGGCGCGGAGTTCGGCATGGACATGAAGCAGGGCGCGTCGTACAAGATCACGAACCGGGTGGTCGAGTTCGAGGAGGACCGGCTGATCGCGTGGCGGCACAAGGGCGCGCACCGCTGGCGCTACGAGCTGGAGCCGGTCGAGGGCGGCACCCGCGTCACCGAGTCGTGGGACCTGACCCGCTACCCCGCACTGCTGCGCCCGGTGCTGCGCGCGCTGTTCGGCAAGAAGACCGAGGCCGCCGTTCGGGAGACCCTGGTCCGGCTCGCGGCCGCTGCCGCGGAGGACGCGGCGGCACCGGCGGGCTGAGTCTGGCCCGTCAGTGCACCTCGCCGAGGTCCTCGTGCTCGCGGTGGCTGGCGGGCTCGACCTGGAACGTGGTGTGCCGGACGTCGAAGTGGTCGCTCACGCAGCCGCTGAGCTCGTCGAGGGTGGCCCCGACGCCGCGCTCGGCGAGACAGGCGTCGGTGACCGTGACGTGGGCGGACAGGCTGGGGATGCCGCTGGTGATGGTCCAGGCGTGCAGGTCGTGGACGTCGACGACACCGGGGACGCCGAGCAGGTGGCGGCGTACCTCCTCCAGGTCGAGGTCCCGCGGCGCGATCTCGAGGAGTACGACGGCCGCGTCCTTCAGCAGCGACACCGACCGCGGCAGGATCAGCACCGCGATCAGCAGCGAGGCGATCGGGTCGGCCTGCTGGAAGTCCCACAGCCAGATCACCACGCCGGCGGCCAGCGCGAGGACCGAGCCGAGGGTGTCGGCGAGCACCTCGTTGAGCGCGCCGCGCAGGTTGAGCGAGTCGCTCTCCGAGCGGCTCAGCACCAGCAGGGACACCGCGTTGGCGACCAGGCCGGCGGTCGCGAAGGCGATCAGCAGGCCGGCCTCGACCTCGACGGTCCCGGGATCGACCAGCCGCATCGTGCCGGCGTACGCGAGGTAGACGCAGACCCCCAGCAGCACCAGGGCGTTCAGCAGCGCGGCGAGCACCTCGGCCCGGTGCAGGCCGAACGTCGAGCGCGGGCCGGCCGGGCGTGCGGCGACGTACGACGCCCCCAGGGCGAGCACGATCGCGGCCGTGTCGGTCGCCATGTGGCCCGCGTCGGCGAGCAGCGCGAGGGAGCCGGCCAGCCAGGCCCCGACCAGCTCGATGACCAGGACGGTGCCGGTGATCGCCAGCACCAGCCGCAGCCGGGCCCGGTCGGCGGCCCGTCCGCTCGCGTGCGAGTGGTCGTGCGAGTGGCCCATCAGGCCAGGCTAGAGGTCGGTGCCGTCGCGCCCGTGCGGGGCGTGCCACCCGGCGGGATCGGGACCGAGCGGCACGATGCCGGACGGGTTCACGTCGGTGTGCACGACGTAGTAGTGCCGCTTGATCTGCTCGAAGTCGATCGTCTCGCCGAAGCCGGGCGTCTGGAACAGGTCGCGCGCGTAGCCCCACAGGTGCGGCAGCTCGGTCAGCTTCTGCCGGTTGCACTTGAAGTGGCCGTGGTAGACCGCGTCGAAGCGGGCCAGGGTCGTGAACAGCCGGACGTCGGCCTCGGTGATCGCCTCGCCCATCAGGTAGCGGCGGGTTGCCAGCCGCTCCTCCAGCCAGTCCAGCGCGGTCCAGAGCCGGTCGTACGCCGCGTCGTACGCCTCCTGCGAGCCCGCGAACCCGCAGCGGTAGACCCCGTTGTTGACCTCGGTGAAGACCCGCTTCATCACGACCTCCATCTCGTCGCGGAGCTCGGCCGGCCACAGGTCGGGAGCGTCGGCGCGGTGGTGCTCGCGCCACTCGAAGAACAGGTCGTGGGTGATCCACGGGAAGTCGTTGGTGACGACCTCGCCGGTCGCCACCTCGACGATCGCCGGCACCGTGATGCCGCGCGGGTAGCCCGGGAAGCGCTTCTCGTAGGCGTCCTTGAGGAAGTGGATGCCGAGCACCGGGTCGACACCCCCGGGGTCGAGGTCGAAGGTCCAGCTGCGCTGGTCGTGGGTGGGTCCGGGCAGGCCGGCGGAGAGGACGTCCTCCAGGCCGAGCAGCTTGCGGACGATCAGGGCGCGGTTGGCCCACGGGCAGGCGGCCGCCGCGACCAGGCGGTAGCGGCCGGGCTCGACGGGCCACAGC encodes the following:
- the pdhA gene encoding pyruvate dehydrogenase (acetyl-transferring) E1 component subunit alpha, whose translation is MVQLLTPEGERVHHPEFDLDFSEEQLRGFYRDMVLTRRLDVEATALQRHGELGIWAQLLGQEAAQIGAGRALRKQDHVFPTYREHGVAWCRGIDPLRLLGLFRGVDHGDWDPEEFGFGLYTIVIGAQTLHATGYAMGMQRDGAVGTGDADRDAAVVAHFGDGASSQGDVNEAFIFAASYNAPVVFFCQNNQWAISEPIERQTRIPLYQRALGFGFPGVRVDGNDVLATYAVTQAALQRARDGQGPTLVEAYTYRMGAHTTTDDPTRYRLSADLESWKLKDPIARLEAYLKRNGFADAAFFEELDDEATQFGAALREGCKALPDPSPLSMFDQVYAEQTDELVAQREGYAAYLDTFEEAR
- a CDS encoding alpha-ketoacid dehydrogenase subunit beta, with protein sequence MSTKITLAKGLNMGLRKAMEDDSKVLVMGEDVGKLGGVFRITDGLQKDFGEDRVIDSPLAESGIVGTAVGLALRGYRPVVEIQFDGFVYPAYDQIVCQVAKMHFRSRGRSKMPMVIRIPFGGGIGAVEHHSESPEAQFAHTPGLKVVACSNPVDGYWMIQQAIACDDPVIFLEPKRQYHADKADLDESATPEPLFTSRVVRPGTDVTLLAYGPTVKTAMKAAEAAATEGRSVEVIDLRTLSPLDIAPVYESVRRTGRAVVCHEAHVNLGMGAELSARITEECFYSLEAPVLRVGGFDTPYPASRIEEDFLPDLDRVLDAVDRSLAF
- a CDS encoding cation diffusion facilitator family transporter, which codes for MGHSHDHSHASGRAADRARLRLVLAITGTVLVIELVGAWLAGSLALLADAGHMATDTAAIVLALGASYVAARPAGPRSTFGLHRAEVLAALLNALVLLGVCVYLAYAGTMRLVDPGTVEVEAGLLIAFATAGLVANAVSLLVLSRSESDSLNLRGALNEVLADTLGSVLALAAGVVIWLWDFQQADPIASLLIAVLILPRSVSLLKDAAVVLLEIAPRDLDLEEVRRHLLGVPGVVDVHDLHAWTITSGIPSLSAHVTVTDACLAERGVGATLDELSGCVSDHFDVRHTTFQVEPASHREHEDLGEVH
- a CDS encoding glutathione S-transferase C-terminal domain-containing protein: MTPEADHTPTYVAQGGEFDRDMSYIPDRITKDERRPEHGPGDVPLWPVEPGRYRLVAAAACPWANRALIVRKLLGLEDVLSAGLPGPTHDQRSWTFDLDPGGVDPVLGIHFLKDAYEKRFPGYPRGITVPAIVEVATGEVVTNDFPWITHDLFFEWREHHRADAPDLWPAELRDEMEVVMKRVFTEVNNGVYRCGFAGSQEAYDAAYDRLWTALDWLEERLATRRYLMGEAITEADVRLFTTLARFDAVYHGHFKCNRQKLTELPHLWGYARDLFQTPGFGETIDFEQIKRHYYVVHTDVNPSGIVPLGPDPAGWHAPHGRDGTDL
- a CDS encoding SRPBCC family protein, giving the protein MGSDVITASTVVAAPPSVVFAILADPRQHPRIDGSGTVRGTVSGPERLSLGAEFGMDMKQGASYKITNRVVEFEEDRLIAWRHKGAHRWRYELEPVEGGTRVTESWDLTRYPALLRPVLRALFGKKTEAAVRETLVRLAAAAAEDAAAPAG
- a CDS encoding dihydrolipoamide acetyltransferase family protein, with the protein product MPEYKLPDVGEGLTEAEIVGWKVKVGDVIAVNDVVVEIETAKSLVELPSPYAGTVTALLVAEGETVEVGTSLLAVGEPASAVAAPMEIDLSNPAASGGGEGESLVGRNKADRGPTRRARRVATGAGAGAANVQTQAAFEPGAAPVVEVEIEDLDPAVPATSAAPLPGAVRALAKPPVRKLAKDLGVDLAACAASGPHGTVTRADVEAAAGATSSGESNRLLRPDDVRGDGARETREPIKGVRKMMGAAMVQSAFTIPHVTEWVTIDVTRTMELVERLRSQRDLREVKVSPLLVLAKAVMLAMRRTPEINSLWDDAAGEVVFKHYVNLGIAAATPRGLVVPNVKDAQDLALPDLARALNELAATAREGRTQPAEMSGGTFTITNVGPFGVDGGTPLINPGESAILCFGAVKKQPWVVDDEIVVRQVCTLALSFDHRHIDGEKGSRFLSDVAAIMTDPASALLF
- a CDS encoding SDR family oxidoreductase codes for the protein MKTYVVTGAASGIGAATAAHLREQGGRVITVDQRDADVIADLSTVEGRAAAVAGVQGLTDVVHGLVPAAGVGGFTGVDPQLVVSVNYFGAIALVEGLRPQLAAAEGAGVVLLASNSMTCQPGWDTGLAELLLSADEPTARDAVAGIQAVMVYPATKGALAWWARTHGVTAEWAGAGIRLNAVAPGLIATPMTEQLRADPVFGPFADTYPTALGRPGRPEEVATAIGFLLSDAASLVVGVVLMVDGGTDAITHPQAPRP